The following are encoded in a window of Miltoncostaea marina genomic DNA:
- a CDS encoding DUF3427 domain-containing protein — protein sequence MASYSEPPIGLYERLLTEGLARQIEALDGRALTTGLDPADAHLALARHLATLAARALRDLPDDNRTHAQAHVANAILEELRQASERSFAGREDAIAFPPRYLHEVLGPPDPSGALHSRERPSVPLSSSALLVNARGEPAVGAEVNRELASADGVDLLIPFVRWTGVRIVRDRLAEVVERAGRVRVIASTYLGSSEPRALEALIHLGADVRISYDTTATRLHAKAWLFERASGFSTALIGSSNLSNTALVDGLEWNVRLSAVETPAVLETFRATFEGYWEDPHVEPYEPDRFAAAVRRERPENRAELSPFDLVPYPHQERILEQLEVERVRHGRWRNLVVAATGTGKTVIAALDYRRLLAARGGRMSLLFVAHRQEILDQSRRVFRHALRDGAFGEVYVGGERPTEWRHVFASVQSLSRLDLANLAPDHFDMVIVDEFHHAAADTYRRLLEHLRPQVLLGLTATPERTDGQDVTEWFDGRFAVEVRLWDAIDGGQLCPFQYFGVHDDVDLRALEWKRGGYDLAALNDVYTGNEARLAKILRSVREIVADPQQMRALGFCVSIDHASYMAERFSEAGIPSVAVSGRTGSEERANALRRLRDGEISCIFAVDLFNEGLDVPAIDTVLFLRPTESATVFLQQLGRGLRRTDDKACLTVLDFIGQQHRRFRFDRRIRAILGGGSRADIQRSVEEGFPYLPSGCHMQLDRVAQDIVLENIRRAVGGRWAELIDDLRGIGDVRLDQFLDASGRELDDVYRSGRGWSALRRDAGMPVAELGDEDVRLGRALGRMLHIDDPERLNAYRRFLAVDAPPTEATLTERERRLLTMLHFDLWGTSERGATLDEGFERLWRNPARRHELSELIEALEERANVVPRELRLTQPVPLSVHCHYTRDEALAAIGASRAEKPRPLREGVLWDEASQCDLFFVTINKAEHQYSPTTMYRDHAISRQLFHWESQSTTTERSPTGQRYIHHAERGTHVLLFARDTKAERAYVFLGTARYVSHSGQRPIAFTWRLDDAMPQGVYAMARVAAA from the coding sequence ATGGCGTCGTATAGCGAACCACCGATCGGGCTCTACGAGCGGCTGCTGACCGAGGGGCTCGCGCGCCAGATCGAGGCGCTTGACGGTCGCGCCCTCACGACCGGTCTCGACCCCGCGGACGCGCACCTCGCCCTCGCGCGCCACCTCGCCACCCTGGCCGCGCGGGCGCTGCGCGACCTGCCCGACGACAACCGCACGCACGCCCAGGCGCACGTCGCGAACGCGATTCTCGAGGAGCTCCGGCAGGCCTCAGAGCGGTCGTTCGCTGGTCGTGAAGACGCCATCGCGTTCCCTCCGCGCTACCTCCACGAGGTGCTCGGGCCGCCTGATCCCTCGGGCGCCCTGCACAGTCGAGAGCGCCCGTCGGTCCCGCTGTCGTCGAGCGCCCTGCTCGTCAACGCGCGTGGTGAGCCGGCGGTCGGCGCGGAGGTCAACCGGGAGCTCGCCTCGGCCGACGGCGTTGATCTGCTGATCCCGTTCGTGCGGTGGACCGGTGTACGAATCGTCAGGGACCGGCTCGCGGAGGTCGTCGAACGTGCTGGGCGGGTGAGGGTGATCGCCTCGACGTACCTCGGCTCGTCAGAGCCTCGAGCACTCGAGGCGCTGATCCACCTCGGCGCCGACGTGCGGATCTCCTACGACACGACGGCGACGCGCTTGCACGCGAAGGCGTGGCTGTTCGAGCGAGCGTCCGGGTTTTCGACGGCGCTGATCGGGTCGTCGAACCTCTCGAACACCGCGCTCGTGGATGGGCTCGAGTGGAATGTGCGCCTTTCGGCGGTCGAGACGCCCGCCGTGCTCGAGACGTTCCGGGCGACGTTCGAGGGGTACTGGGAAGACCCGCACGTTGAGCCCTATGAGCCGGACCGGTTCGCAGCGGCGGTGCGGCGCGAGCGGCCGGAGAATCGGGCGGAGCTCTCCCCGTTCGACTTGGTGCCGTACCCGCACCAAGAGCGGATCCTCGAGCAGCTCGAGGTGGAGCGCGTGCGACACGGCCGCTGGCGCAACCTCGTGGTCGCCGCGACCGGCACCGGCAAGACGGTGATCGCGGCCCTCGACTATCGGCGCTTGCTCGCCGCCCGAGGCGGCCGGATGAGCCTCTTGTTCGTTGCCCATCGGCAAGAGATCCTCGACCAGAGCCGGCGTGTGTTCCGGCACGCGCTGCGCGACGGCGCGTTTGGCGAGGTCTACGTGGGTGGCGAGCGGCCGACCGAGTGGCGCCACGTGTTCGCCTCGGTGCAGTCGCTGTCGCGGCTCGACCTGGCGAACCTCGCGCCCGACCACTTCGACATGGTGATCGTGGACGAGTTCCACCACGCGGCGGCCGACACGTACCGACGGCTGCTCGAGCACCTGCGCCCCCAGGTGCTGCTCGGCCTCACCGCGACGCCCGAGCGCACTGACGGACAGGACGTCACCGAGTGGTTCGACGGGCGCTTCGCCGTCGAGGTGCGTCTCTGGGACGCCATCGACGGCGGCCAGCTCTGTCCGTTCCAGTACTTCGGCGTGCACGACGACGTCGACCTGCGCGCGCTGGAGTGGAAGCGGGGCGGCTACGACCTCGCCGCCCTCAACGACGTCTACACCGGCAACGAGGCGCGCCTGGCGAAGATTCTGCGCTCGGTGCGCGAGATCGTGGCCGATCCGCAACAGATGCGGGCGCTCGGATTCTGCGTGAGCATCGACCACGCTAGCTACATGGCCGAGCGGTTCTCGGAGGCCGGCATTCCGTCGGTGGCGGTCTCGGGACGCACCGGCAGCGAGGAGCGCGCCAACGCACTTCGGCGGCTGCGCGACGGCGAGATCAGCTGCATCTTCGCGGTCGACCTGTTCAACGAGGGCCTCGACGTGCCGGCGATCGACACGGTGCTGTTCCTGCGCCCCACCGAGAGCGCGACCGTGTTCTTGCAGCAACTGGGCCGCGGCCTGCGGCGCACCGACGACAAGGCGTGCCTAACCGTGCTCGACTTCATCGGCCAGCAGCACCGGCGCTTCCGCTTCGATCGGCGGATCCGAGCGATCCTGGGCGGCGGCAGCCGGGCGGACATCCAGCGCAGCGTCGAGGAGGGGTTCCCGTATCTGCCGTCGGGATGCCACATGCAGCTCGACCGGGTGGCGCAGGACATCGTGCTGGAGAACATCCGCCGCGCCGTCGGCGGACGCTGGGCCGAGCTCATCGACGATCTGCGCGGCATCGGTGACGTCAGGCTGGACCAGTTCCTTGATGCCAGCGGCCGAGAGCTCGACGACGTCTACCGCTCCGGCCGCGGCTGGAGCGCCCTCCGCCGAGACGCGGGCATGCCAGTCGCGGAGCTCGGCGATGAGGACGTGCGTCTCGGGCGGGCGCTCGGTCGCATGCTGCACATCGACGACCCCGAGCGTCTCAATGCCTACCGACGCTTCCTTGCCGTGGACGCGCCGCCCACTGAAGCGACGCTCACTGAGCGCGAGCGCCGGCTACTCACCATGCTCCACTTCGACCTGTGGGGCACAAGCGAGCGCGGGGCGACGCTCGACGAGGGCTTCGAGCGCCTGTGGCGTAACCCGGCGCGCCGGCACGAACTGTCCGAGCTCATCGAGGCACTCGAGGAGCGCGCCAACGTTGTACCGCGCGAGCTACGCCTCACCCAGCCGGTCCCGCTGAGCGTCCACTGCCACTACACCCGCGACGAGGCACTCGCGGCCATCGGCGCCTCGCGCGCCGAGAAGCCGCGGCCACTGCGCGAGGGCGTGCTGTGGGACGAGGCTTCGCAATGCGACCTGTTCTTCGTGACGATCAACAAAGCCGAGCACCAGTACTCGCCCACAACGATGTACCGCGATCACGCGATTTCGCGGCAACTGTTCCACTGGGAATCGCAGAGCACCACGACCGAGCGCTCACCCACGGGCCAGCGCTACATCCATCACGCCGAACGCGGCACGCACGTCCTGCTCTTCGCGCGCGACACCAAGGCCGAGCGGGCCTATGTATTCCTCGGCACGGCGCGCTACGTCAGTCACTCGGGACAGCGGCCGATCGCCTTCACCTGGCGCCTAGATGACGCGATGCCGCAGGGGGTCTACGCGATGGCGCGCGTGGCGGCGGCATGA
- a CDS encoding DUF4268 domain-containing protein: protein MTGHMSFGGAPIGKIERVPLRQVWPHEAHNLTTWLEENPDVLSDAVDFELTSVERERSAGAFSADLLGEDANGRTVVIENQLERSDHDHLGKLLTYVAFFDAGAAVWIVAEPRPEHVRAITWLNEASPADFFLLKIEGIRIAGSPPAPLLTRIVGPSAESRQVGEVKKDRAERHELRHRFWTQFLERARARTNLLSGLSPTDENWLGTGAGLSGLAFNANIRQRDCRAELYIDRGTGRDDENMAIFDQLLAEQSAIEEAFGSELDWQPLAGKRACRICKVYDGGYRDEERWEQVHADLIDGVVRLDRAFRSRIARLAL, encoded by the coding sequence ATGACCGGTCACATGTCGTTCGGTGGAGCGCCAATCGGCAAGATCGAGCGGGTGCCGCTGCGCCAGGTGTGGCCGCACGAGGCGCACAACCTCACGACGTGGCTCGAAGAGAACCCGGACGTGCTCAGCGATGCCGTCGACTTCGAGCTCACGAGCGTCGAGCGTGAGCGCTCCGCCGGCGCGTTCAGCGCCGACCTGCTCGGCGAGGACGCCAATGGCCGCACGGTCGTCATCGAGAACCAGCTCGAGCGGTCCGACCACGACCACCTGGGCAAGTTGCTGACCTACGTGGCGTTCTTCGACGCGGGCGCTGCGGTCTGGATCGTCGCCGAACCTCGTCCGGAGCACGTCCGCGCGATCACGTGGCTCAACGAAGCCTCGCCCGCCGACTTCTTCTTGTTGAAGATCGAGGGCATTCGCATCGCGGGCTCGCCGCCCGCACCGCTGCTCACCCGCATCGTCGGCCCAAGCGCCGAGAGCCGCCAAGTCGGAGAAGTAAAGAAGGACCGAGCGGAACGCCACGAGCTGCGCCATCGATTCTGGACGCAGTTCCTCGAGCGCGCCCGGGCCCGCACCAACCTCTTGAGCGGCCTCTCGCCAACCGACGAGAACTGGCTGGGAACCGGAGCCGGGCTCAGCGGCCTGGCCTTCAACGCCAACATCAGACAACGCGACTGCCGCGCCGAGTTGTACATCGACCGCGGCACGGGACGCGACGACGAGAACATGGCGATCTTCGATCAGCTTCTGGCCGAACAGTCAGCAATCGAGGAGGCGTTCGGGAGCGAGCTGGATTGGCAGCCACTCGCAGGCAAGCGTGCCTGCCGCATCTGCAAGGTGTATGACGGCGGCTACAGGGATGAGGAGCGTTGGGAACAAGTCCACGCAGACCTCATCGACGGTGTGGTGCGGCTGGATCGGGCGTTCAGGTCGAGAATCGCACGCTTGGCGCTCTAG
- the fabG gene encoding 3-oxoacyl-ACP reductase FabG, translating into MFELQDQVAIVTGGAKGIGRGIAEALVEAGATVVIADIDVAAGEATAGEVGATFERTDVTSADDCRALVARVVERLGRLDVLCSNTGIYPQASLAEMTVEQWDRMQAVNARSTFLMVQAAIEPMRRRRYGRVVITSSITGPVTGFPGWSHYGASKAAQLGFMRSAAIEVARDGITINAVMPGNILTEGLREQGDDYLRQMAASVPTGTLGEPRDIGTAACFLASSEARFITGQTLIVDGGQILPESPEALA; encoded by the coding sequence ATGTTCGAGCTCCAGGACCAGGTCGCCATCGTCACGGGCGGGGCGAAGGGCATCGGGCGCGGCATCGCCGAGGCGCTCGTGGAGGCCGGGGCCACCGTGGTGATCGCCGACATCGACGTCGCCGCGGGCGAGGCCACCGCCGGTGAGGTCGGCGCGACCTTCGAGCGGACCGACGTCACGTCGGCCGACGACTGCCGCGCCCTCGTCGCGCGCGTGGTCGAGCGGCTCGGCCGGCTCGACGTGCTGTGCTCGAACACCGGCATCTACCCCCAGGCCAGCCTCGCCGAGATGACCGTGGAGCAGTGGGACCGGATGCAGGCGGTCAACGCCCGGAGCACCTTCCTCATGGTCCAGGCGGCGATCGAGCCGATGCGCCGCCGGCGCTACGGCCGCGTCGTGATCACCTCGTCGATCACCGGCCCGGTCACCGGCTTCCCCGGCTGGTCGCACTACGGCGCCAGCAAGGCCGCCCAGCTCGGCTTCATGCGCAGCGCCGCCATCGAGGTCGCCCGCGACGGCATCACGATCAACGCCGTCATGCCGGGCAACATCCTCACCGAGGGCCTCCGCGAGCAGGGCGACGACTACCTCCGCCAGATGGCGGCGAGCGTCCCCACGGGCACCCTCGGCGAGCCGCGCGACATCGGCACCGCCGCCTGCTTCCTCGCCTCGAGCGAGGCGCGGTTCATCACCGGGCAGACGCTCATCGTCGACGGGGGCCAGATCCTCCCGGAGTCGCCGGAGGCGCTCGCGTAG